Proteins from a genomic interval of Crassostrea angulata isolate pt1a10 chromosome 7, ASM2561291v2, whole genome shotgun sequence:
- the LOC128156588 gene encoding glycine receptor subunit alpha-2-like → MKSIRDILNHLLNSSTYDAGIAPDYERDVATEVDVQLEITSIDSISAISMDYSMNVFLRQTWRDSRLNFSHISNISVLELDQRRIGDVWIPDLFFKNEKSASFHTITVPNKLLHIYNNGSVIYSIRLSLTLSCMMDLRYFPMDDQTCYIFMESYAYSKENVALRWNPKEPVIFKLDDNDEQRLPQFYFYKPLETKGGSNVNSFNIEFSCLEAKLFIQRNLGFYMSHVFIPSMLIVILSWLSFWIHLDHVPARVSLGVICVLTMTTQSSGIRSSLPVLSYIKAIDIWLAVGLLFVFAALLEYAYINVHTRKHRKQAKDNKKDGKSMQIAEPQPKKDFMDRARRVDRVSRIVFPLCYVVFNIVFWVVYLAK, encoded by the exons ATGAAATCGAT AAGGGATATTTTGAATCATCTACTGAACAGCTCAACATATGACGCTGGAATTGCACCTGACTACGAAAGAG ATGTGGCAACGGAGGTTGATGTTCAGCTTGAAATAACAAGTATCGACTCCATTAGTGCCATATCCATG GATTACTCAATGAACGTGTTTTTGCGACAGACATGGAGAGACTCTCGCCTCAACTTCTCTCATATCAGCAACATCAGTGTCCTAGAACTAGACCAGAGGCGTATTGGTGACGTGTGGATCCCTGACCTCTTCTTCAAGAATGAGAAAAGCGCCAGCTTCCACACCATCACGGTCCCAAACAAACTTCTCCACATCTACAACAACGGTTCCGTCATCTACAGCATCAG ATTATCATTAACTCTGTCTTGTATGATGGATCTTCGATATTTTCCAATGGACGACCAGACCTGTTATATTTTCATGGAAAGTT ATGCTTACTCTAAAGAGAACGTTGCCTTGAGGTGGAATCCCAAAGAACCGGTTATCTTTAAACTTGACGATAACGACGAACAGAGGCTACCTCAGTTCTATTTCTACAAACCACTGGAGACCAAGGGCGGTTCTAACGTCAACTCGTTTA ATATAGAGTTTTCCTGTCTCGAAGCCAAACTGTTCATTCAAAGAAATTTGGGATTCTACATGTCACACGTGTTTATTCCAAGCATGCTGATTGTCATCCTTTCCTGGCTCTCGTTTTGGATTCACTTGGATCATGTTCCCGCGAGGGTTTCGCTAGGAGTCATCTGTGTGCTCACCATGACAACGCAGAGTTCCGGTATACGGTCCTCTCTTCCGGTTTTGTCTTACATAAAGGCCATTGATATCTGGTTGGCTGTTGGACTTTTGTTTGTATTTGCCGCTTTATTGGAATACGCTTATATAAACGTTCACACAAGAAAACATCGCAAACAAGCTAAG GACAATAAGAAAGATGGAAAAAGCATGCAGATTGCGGAACCACAACCGAAGAAAGATTTCATGGACCGAGCTCGACGAGTTGATAGAGTGTCAAGAATTGTATTTCCTCTCTGCTATGTTGTATTCAATATTGTTTTTTGGGTTGTCTACCTtgcaaaataa
- the LOC128192811 gene encoding glycine receptor subunit alpha-2-like isoform X2 — translation MNILFTSLWTVLLLGRMVRLQQLQRRDILNYLLNSSAYDARIAPDYEKDVATEVDVQLFVTSIDSINAISMTWRDSRLNFSHISNISVLELDQRRIDDVWVPDTYFQNEKSASVHTVTVPNKLLHIYNDGFVIYSIRLSLTLSCIMDLRFFPMDDQTCSIFMESYGYSIENVALKWNPDDPVIFGLDDNDEQTLPQFYFYKPLETKGCSTVNSFNTEFSCLEAKLFFQRNLGFYMSQVFIPSMMIVILSWISFWIHVDAVPARVSLGVICVLTMTTQSSGIRSSLPVVSYIKAIDIWMAVGLLFVFAALLEYAYINVQTRKHRKQTKDNERDKKSMQIMEPQTKTDFMDRARRVDRLSRVVFPICYAVFNLVFWVVYLSK, via the exons ATGAACATTCTCTTCACCAGTCTGTGGACTGTTCTTTTGCTAGGTCGCATGGTCAGGTTACAACAGCTGCAAAG AAGGGATATTTTGAATTATCTGCTGAACAGCTCAGCGTATGACGCTCGAATTGCACCTGACTACGAAAAAG ATGTTGCTACAGAAGTTGATGTCCAGCTTTTTGTTACAAGTATCGACTCCATTAATGCTATATCCATg ACATGGAGAGACTCTCGCCTCAACTTCTCTCATATCAGCAACATCAGTGTCCTAGAACTGGACCAGAGACGTATCGATGACGTGTGGGTCCCAGACACCTACTTCCAGAATGAGAAGAGTGCCAGCGTCCACACCGTCACAGTCCCAAACAAACTTCTCCACATCTACAACGACGGATTCGTTATCTACAGCATCAG ATTATCATTAACTCTGTCTTGTATAATGGATTTACGATTTTTTCCAATGGACGACCAGACCTGTTCTATTTTTATGGAAAGCT ATGGTTACTCTATAGAAAATGTTGCTTTGAAGTGGAATCCCGATGACCCGGTTATCTTTGGGCTTGACGATAACGACGAACAAACCCTACCGCAGTTCTATTTCTACAAACCTTTGGAAACCAAGGGCTGCTCTACAGTCAACTCTTTTA ATACGGAGTTTTCCTGTCTCGAAGCCAAACtgttttttcaaagaaatttggGATTCTACATGTCACAAGTGTTTATTCCAAGCATGATGATTGTCATCCTTTCCTGGATCTCGTTTTGGATTCACGTGGATGCTGTTCCCGCAAGAGTTTCGCTCGGAGTCATTTGTGTGCTCACCATGACAACGCAGAGTTCCGGTATACGGTCCTCTCTTCCGGTTGTGTCTTATATTAAGGCCATCGATATTTGGATGGCTGTTGGACTTTTGTTTGTGTTTGCCGCTTTACTTGAATATGCTTATATAAACGTACAAACACGAAAACATCGAAAACAAACAAAG GACAATGAGAGAGATAAGAAGAGCATGCAGATCATGGAACCCCAAACGAAGACAGATTTCATGGACCGAGCTCGACGTGTTGATAGATTGTCCAGAGTTGTCTTCCCTATCTGCTATGCTGTCTTCAATCTTGTTTTTTGGGTTGtttatctttcaaaataa
- the LOC128192811 gene encoding glycine receptor subunit alpha-2-like isoform X1 codes for MNILFTSLWTVLLLGRMVRLQQLQRRDILNYLLNSSAYDARIAPDYEKDVATEVDVQLFVTSIDSINAISMDYSMNVFLRQTWRDSRLNFSHISNISVLELDQRRIDDVWVPDTYFQNEKSASVHTVTVPNKLLHIYNDGFVIYSIRLSLTLSCIMDLRFFPMDDQTCSIFMESYGYSIENVALKWNPDDPVIFGLDDNDEQTLPQFYFYKPLETKGCSTVNSFNTEFSCLEAKLFFQRNLGFYMSQVFIPSMMIVILSWISFWIHVDAVPARVSLGVICVLTMTTQSSGIRSSLPVVSYIKAIDIWMAVGLLFVFAALLEYAYINVQTRKHRKQTKDNERDKKSMQIMEPQTKTDFMDRARRVDRLSRVVFPICYAVFNLVFWVVYLSK; via the exons ATGAACATTCTCTTCACCAGTCTGTGGACTGTTCTTTTGCTAGGTCGCATGGTCAGGTTACAACAGCTGCAAAG AAGGGATATTTTGAATTATCTGCTGAACAGCTCAGCGTATGACGCTCGAATTGCACCTGACTACGAAAAAG ATGTTGCTACAGAAGTTGATGTCCAGCTTTTTGTTACAAGTATCGACTCCATTAATGCTATATCCATg GATTACTCAATGAACGTTTTTTTGCGACAGACATGGAGAGACTCTCGCCTCAACTTCTCTCATATCAGCAACATCAGTGTCCTAGAACTGGACCAGAGACGTATCGATGACGTGTGGGTCCCAGACACCTACTTCCAGAATGAGAAGAGTGCCAGCGTCCACACCGTCACAGTCCCAAACAAACTTCTCCACATCTACAACGACGGATTCGTTATCTACAGCATCAG ATTATCATTAACTCTGTCTTGTATAATGGATTTACGATTTTTTCCAATGGACGACCAGACCTGTTCTATTTTTATGGAAAGCT ATGGTTACTCTATAGAAAATGTTGCTTTGAAGTGGAATCCCGATGACCCGGTTATCTTTGGGCTTGACGATAACGACGAACAAACCCTACCGCAGTTCTATTTCTACAAACCTTTGGAAACCAAGGGCTGCTCTACAGTCAACTCTTTTA ATACGGAGTTTTCCTGTCTCGAAGCCAAACtgttttttcaaagaaatttggGATTCTACATGTCACAAGTGTTTATTCCAAGCATGATGATTGTCATCCTTTCCTGGATCTCGTTTTGGATTCACGTGGATGCTGTTCCCGCAAGAGTTTCGCTCGGAGTCATTTGTGTGCTCACCATGACAACGCAGAGTTCCGGTATACGGTCCTCTCTTCCGGTTGTGTCTTATATTAAGGCCATCGATATTTGGATGGCTGTTGGACTTTTGTTTGTGTTTGCCGCTTTACTTGAATATGCTTATATAAACGTACAAACACGAAAACATCGAAAACAAACAAAG GACAATGAGAGAGATAAGAAGAGCATGCAGATCATGGAACCCCAAACGAAGACAGATTTCATGGACCGAGCTCGACGTGTTGATAGATTGTCCAGAGTTGTCTTCCCTATCTGCTATGCTGTCTTCAATCTTGTTTTTTGGGTTGtttatctttcaaaataa